From Caretta caretta isolate rCarCar2 chromosome 3, rCarCar1.hap1, whole genome shotgun sequence, a single genomic window includes:
- the SDHAF4 gene encoding succinate dehydrogenase assembly factor 4, mitochondrial isoform X1, with product MALRLLLGRATRPAPLCSSLRRTSSNVEGKSEPIQKSPKKSKLPVGRLDEPEESNREREPLEKFPDDINPTTKEKGGPKGPEPTRYGDWERKGRCIDF from the exons ATGGCTCTGCGGCTGCTGCTGGGCCGAGCGACGA GGCCAGCTCCGCTGTGCAGCTCCTTGAGGAGAACTAGTTCTAATGTGGAAGGAAAGTCTGAACCTATACAGAAATCCCCTAAAAAATCAAAATTACCAGTAGGTCGTCTTGATGAACCAGAGGAGTCCAATAGAGAGAGGGAACCACTGGAAA AATTTCCAGATGACATCAATCCTACTACAAAGGAAAAGGGTGGACCCAAAGGCCCTGAACCTACTCGTTATGGAGACTGGGAGAGAAAAGGACGTTGTATAGATTTTTAA
- the SDHAF4 gene encoding succinate dehydrogenase assembly factor 4, mitochondrial isoform X2, translated as MNASFSRPAPLCSSLRRTSSNVEGKSEPIQKSPKKSKLPVGRLDEPEESNREREPLEKFPDDINPTTKEKGGPKGPEPTRYGDWERKGRCIDF; from the exons ATGAATGCTTCATTCTCTA GGCCAGCTCCGCTGTGCAGCTCCTTGAGGAGAACTAGTTCTAATGTGGAAGGAAAGTCTGAACCTATACAGAAATCCCCTAAAAAATCAAAATTACCAGTAGGTCGTCTTGATGAACCAGAGGAGTCCAATAGAGAGAGGGAACCACTGGAAA AATTTCCAGATGACATCAATCCTACTACAAAGGAAAAGGGTGGACCCAAAGGCCCTGAACCTACTCGTTATGGAGACTGGGAGAGAAAAGGACGTTGTATAGATTTTTAA